The nucleotide sequence CACGAATTGTCGCGGCTCCAGCCTCAGTTTGGTTCTGTATGAGTCTCACAGTGACTTGCCTATTATGCCCTCAGCCCGGCCGAGCAAGATCTGCCAATTGTCTTGGAAGGTCTCGCGACCCAGCCGGACTTGCAGTATTAATCTTCCAAGCGAGCGGATGAGCAGTGTGCATCGCCCCCTCAACGAGTAGTTTCTGGCGAACACCCTGCCAGTGCCACGTGCGTAGTTACGTAGCCTGCGACGGCTATTCTCTGCCGACAGAGTCGGCATAGTGGCCTCAACAAGCGCGTACCCCGGGACGTAAACAACTGAATGACCTTGCTGAAGCCCGCGAAGCAACAGATCCGTACCCTCTCCAGACTGCCAGGGTGTATCCGCACCGAGCCCCAGAGATTCGTCATAGCCGCCCACTCCGCGGAGAAATTCAGGGGTGAGAAAATAGCACGCTTCTATCGAGCTTCGCCAGACGTTTCGTGGTGTTAGGTCTATTTGGCGGTCCGGGAAGTCAATGCGGTGTTCGCCATCGACCTCTTCGGGAAGCAGTCGTCCGCTTCCGGCGGCGGCACCTTCCCGGATTGCTTGCGTTACGGAATCGCTGACGTCACCATCAAGCCACACGTCATCGTCAGGCAGGAGAACGACATCCCATCCGTCACGAAGCGCCCTCAAACCCGCGTTGCGAGCCTTGGCCAATCCCGGCGGCGATGCAACAACCTCTATCTTTGAACGAAGAGGTCCGTCATAGCGCT is from Paenarthrobacter nicotinovorans and encodes:
- a CDS encoding glycosyltransferase family 2 protein, coding for MASEAPSRPEPVSVSVVIPSLRPSEGILRLVGSLELQRFEYLQIVVVDQGPGLESQKLLERYDGPLRSKIEVVASPPGLAKARNAGLRALRDGWDVVLLPDDDVWLDGDVSDSVTQAIREGAAAGSGRLLPEEVDGEHRIDFPDRQIDLTPRNVWRSSIEACYFLTPEFLRGVGGYDESLGLGADTPWQSGEGTDLLLRGLQQGHSVVYVPGYALVEATMPTLSAENSRRRLRNYARGTGRVFARNYSLRGRCTLLIRSLGRLILQVRLGRETFQDNWQILLGRAEGIIGKSL